Proteins encoded within one genomic window of Perognathus longimembris pacificus isolate PPM17 chromosome 28, ASM2315922v1, whole genome shotgun sequence:
- the LOC125342950 gene encoding protein CDV3 homolog codes for MQISEKEEEDNEKREDPGDNWEEGGGGGGVEKSSGPWNKTAPVQAPPAPVVVTEPPEPAMPSGVYRPPGARLTTTRKTPQGPPKIYSDTQFPSLQSTAKHVESRNRYLK; via the coding sequence ATGCAGATAagtgagaaggaagaggaagataacGAGAAGAGAGAAGACCCTGGGGATAACTGGGAAGAAGGGGGCGGCGGCGGAGGAGTAGAGAAGTCTTCAGGTCCCTGGAATAAAACAGCTCCCGTGCAAGCGCCTCCTGCTCCAGTCGTGGTTACAGAACCCCCAGAACCGGCAATGCCTAGTGGTGTGTATAGGCCTCCCGGGGCCCGGTTAACCACTACCAGGAAAACGCCACAAGGACCACCCAAAATATACAGCGACACGCAGTTCCCGTCCCTGCAATCCACTGCCAAGCACGTAGAAAGCCGGAACAGGTACTTAAAATGA